In Streptococcus parapneumoniae, the genomic stretch ATTTTCGTTGTATATTAGTTTATCACACTTCCAATCACTTGCATAATATATATTATATATCAGCTTGATAAAAATCATTTATAGGCAAAAAAATCACACGAGCTGTGTGATTTCATTATTTATCAAAATACTTTTTAGTTTCAGCAATAACGACTGGCGACAAGACTAATAGGGCAATCAAGTTTGGCAGAGCCATCAAGGCATTGACAATATCTGCGATAATCCAAACCATATCCAACTCGATAAATCCTCCCAACAAGACCATGAGCACAAAGACCACACGGTAGAGCCAGATAAAACGAACACCAAAGAGGAACTCGAAACAGCGTTCTCCGTAATAGTTCCAACCTAGAATCGTTGTGAAGGCAAAAAGTACAAGGAAGATGGTCAAAAGGGCAGGCCCAAAGTGTGAAAAGACTGTTGAGAAAGCTGACTGAGTCAAGGCAACCCCATTTAAGTCACCACTCCAAACACCAGTCACCAAGATGGTCAAACCAGTCAGAGTACAGATAATGAGAGTATCAATAAAGGTTCCTGTCATAGAAATCAAACCTTGCTCTACTGGTTCATTTGTCTTAGCCGCAGCAGCTGCAATGGGAGCAGAACCCAGACCAGATTCATTTGAGAACACACCACGCGCCACACCATTTTGAATAGCCATCCGAACGCTAGCACCAGCAAATCCACCTACCGCAGCAAGGGGACTAAAAGCTGAGGTAAAGACTAAAGCGATTGTGGCAGGGATTTTCCCAATATTAAAGAAAATAACTGTAAGAGTTCCCAAAATATAAATGATAGCCATAAAAGGAACAACAGTAGTTGAAACCTTTGAAATGGACTTGAGTCCACCAAAGACTGCAATCGCTACAAAGACAGACAAGACGAGAGCTGTGATGGCTGGCGAAATAGCCGTTGTATTTTGGATAGATTCTGTAATCGAGTTGACTTGGGTGAAGGTTCCGATTCCCAAGAGAGCAACCAGTACTCCTGCTACTGCAAACAAAACAGCAAGGGGACGCCACTTTTCTCCCATCCCTAGAAGGATATAGTGCATGGGACCTCCCGCTACTGCACCATGGTCGTCCTTGGTGCGGTATTTGATGGCCAAGAGTCCCTCCGCATACTTTGTAGCCATTCCAAAGAAAGCCGCCATCCACATCCAAAAGAGGGCTCCTGGTCCCCCAACCTTGATAGCCGTCGCAACCCCTATGATATTCCCTGTCCCAACGGTTGATGCCAAAGCTGTACACAGAGCTGCAAAACTAGATACATCACCATGTCCCTTATCCTGGATAAAAATAAGCTGAAAGGCCTTGGGCAGACGCAAAACCTGCAAGAGTCCTAGCCGAATAGTTAGGTAAATCCCTGTTCCGACTAATAAAATCAAGAGGGGCGGTCCCCAAGCAAAAGCATCGATTGATTTAAGCAATTCTAACATTTCCTTCTCCTATCGTTTCAACCCCAAAAGAAAGAGCACATGCAAGATACATGTACTCTGGAATGCTTAGATAAATGCTAAAAAGCGGTCTATCCTAGCTCTGTCCTTTTACCTGAGAGTTTGAGCAGTTGCCTGCCTTGCCCCTTCGGTGCCTTTACGGTCTCTCCAGAGTTCCGTCCATTTACAGTCATGGAAAATCAAACGATTCCCCACTTCTATTAAACTTCATTCGGTGTTGGTATTTAATTGATTCTTATTTTACAAAAAATGTTGGCTTTTGTCAATGTGTTTATTAGTAAAAATTAGTTCAACAGTTTTTACTTTATAAAGTCCAGAATACTGCTATCCTTTAAAAGTCACAATAGTTGCACCACTACCTCCAGCATTTTGTGGAGCATAACCAAAACTCTTGACATGTTTGTTTCTTTGTAGGTATTTGGTGACTCCTTCACGGATGACACCTGTACCGATACCATGAATGATATCTACTTGAGCCATATTATTAAGCAAGGCTTGGTCGATAAAAGCATCTAGCTCATTCATTGCTTCTTCATAGCGTTTGCCTCGAAGGTCCAGTCTGGCTTGTGGGCCACGACCAGAAGTTCGTTTCACGACATTGACCTGTTTCTTCTTGACTTGCTTTTCTTGCTGGGATTGAACGAGGTCAAATTCTTTCTCTTCTAAAGTCATCTTAATCAAGCCTACTTGGGCTTCCCAGCGGCCATCTTTGAGTTGACTGGTCAAGGTACCACGCTGTCCGTAACTGAGCACCACGATATCATCTCCCACCTTTGGAGCCCGTTTTTTCTTTGCCTTTTGAAGCACCTTATTTTTTGACAAATCTACTTTTTCAGGAGCCAATTTCTTCAGCTTAGCCTTGGCTTCAATGATTTCGTGGGGCTTGAGTTGAGATTTACTGTGGAGATTTTTGAGAATCTGGTCACTTTCACTTAGGGCCATGTCCACAATCTCAGCAGCCTGTTCACGCGCTTTATTGAGCTCCGTTTCTTTTTCACGATTGAGCTCATTGTAGAGCTTTTTGAGAGCGCGGTTCATCTTGAGATTTTCTTGCTCCACCTCACGGATATTGTCCAAGCGTTTGCGGCTTTCCAGCGTCTGCTCTTCCAGTTGCTCAATAATCCGGTTGACATCATTGTCCTGATCGACCTGCTGGCTGGCATCCCCCACTATAACCTCAGATAGGCCTAGACGTTTGGCAATTTCAAAGGCATTGCTTCGGCCAGGAACACCCTGCATAAAGCGATAGGTCGGGCGTAGAGTTGCAGTATCAAACTCCATGCTGGCATTTTGCACAAAGGCTGTCTCAATACCGTAGGCCTTGAGTTCTGGATAGTGGGTGGTCGCCATGGTCTTGACTTGACGCAGGCGAAGGTCTTCCAGAATAGCCATAGCAAGGGCTGCTCCTTCTTGAGGGTCTGTACCAGCCCCCAACTCATCCAAGAGTAAGAGTGAATTTTGATTGACCTTGCCAAGAATATCCACAATATTGGTCATGTGGCTAGAGAAGGTAGACAAGCTCTGTTCAATAGATTGCTCATCTCCAATATCAGCAAAGATTTCTTCAAAAATACCAACACGACTTCCCTTATCTGCTAAAATCGGCAAACCAGACTGAGCCATAACCTGCGTCAATCCCAGAGTTTTAAGCATGATGGTCTTCCCACCTGTATTGGGACCTGTAATGACAATCGCTGTTAAATCTTGACCAAAATGGACATCATTTGCGACGGCATTTTTGACCAGAGGATGGCAGACATGGAGCAGTTGAATCTCTTGATTTTCTGACAGCTCAGGAACGACTGCTTGCCTTTCTTGCATAAAGCGGACCTTGGCACGAATCAAGTCCAGATGACCGATAATCCAAGCGTCATTGGCAATCTCAGTCGCATGAGGGCGGACACGCTCAGAAATTTCTTGGAGAATGCGAAACATTTCATAGCGCTCATCTGCTCGCAAACTAGCAATTTCTTCGCTCAGTTTGACCACCTCACGTGGTTCGATATAGACGGTATTTCCACTAGCAGAAATATCATGAACGACACCTGCAATCTTATTGCGGTAGGTGTTTTTGACAGGTAGAACCTGACGGCCATTTCTGCTGGCAACAATTACTTCTGTCAACATCTGCGCTTTTTGCTTGAGCAGGTCCTGTAAAACATCGCGGACCTGACTCTCGCTATCATGGATTTTTCGACGGATGCGCGCCAATTCTTCACTGGCAAAATTTTCAATGAAACCTGCATCATTAAAGGCTTGGAGATTTCCTTGTAATTGCGGAAAATCATGTAATTTCTCAAACCAAAGGGCTAATTCTTCCAAGCTAACATTTTCCAGATTAGCATAAAAACTTTGCAGCTCTCGGCTAGACAGAAGCACGCGCTTCAAAAGTAGGAACTCCTCGATATTGAGGTCCGCTCCCATCTCCAACCGCTTACAGACTCCTGCAATTTCCTTGGTTGCGAGAATGGTAAAATGCGGTTGCTCAACAAAAAGAGCCTGCATTTCCTTCATCTCAGCAAAAGCCTGTTTGATTTTATCTGCTTTGGCAATCGGAGCCAGCTGTCTCAATTGCTCCAAGCCCTGCTCGGTCAACAAATGGGATTCAAACAAGGCCTTGACCTTATTGAACTCTAATGTTTCTAATATTTTCTTGTTCATCTTTATTTCCTTGTCTTTGAATGTCTAGGTGTGGTATACTCAATGAAAATCAAAGAGCAAACTAGGAAGCTAGCCGCAGGTTGCTCAAAACAGTGTTTTGAGGTTGCAGATGGAAGCTGACGTGGTTTGAAGAGATTTTCGAAGAGTATTAGATTTTTACATTCTGATAGATTCGAGTCAAATCTGTAAACAAAGGGCTAGGAAAACTCCTGCCCTTTTTATCCGATTAAATTTGTCACCCAGATTTGTTTAAGCCAACTAGTTGTTACTGGTATGCTCTGGATGATATGTTTTGCGACGATACTCTTTTCAAGAGGATTTTGTATAACTGCCATGGGGATAGTCGCCAAGATGGTCAAGGCCATTTGCAAGACAAATAAGGTCACCAACATGGACAAGATACCTGCTGAAACTTGGAACAACTTACCACCCAGTTTTTTACTAGGAAGTAAGTGTAAGAGGAGACCAAGCAAACGACCGATGCTATAGACAACCCCGAAAACCAACAAGTAGCCGATACCCGCGTAAAAGACCTTATCCAACTGAAAGAGTTGATCCGATGGGAAAAAGAAAGTTCCCTGACCTTCCTGCGGATTTGCATAAGGGAGCAATAAATGGAATTGTTCTCCCAGCCCCTTATAAAACTGGCCAGCCATAAAAGCCGATGCCATGGCTGAAATCAGGTAATAAACCTGTAAGAGCAGGCCTCTCCGATAGCCGATATAAAATCCCCAAGCCAAGACCAATAGAAGAAGGAGTGAAATCATAAGGAATCCTCAATCTTGCTCTGTTCTTGCTTGCAAGTCACCAGCTTGTGACGGAGTTCTTCTAATTCTTGCTCCTTATCATCAAATTCAATCTCACGGCTGAGTTGAGTTGACAAACAGTTGACTGCCAACAAAAGAGCGATTGTTTCATCATCTGCGCTAGGCATTTGTTCTTTAATTGCTTGGTATTTTTCTGTCGCAACCTTGGCGATTTCCTCCATAAAGAGATTGTCATGTTCGCTTGTCAAGGTTAATGATTTTTTCCCGAATGTAAATTTGAATCGATTTAGATTTGCCATAAAATTCACCTCACGATATTATACCAAAATTCGCTAATTTTGTCAGTTTTTACAAATTTACCTGCTTTTATGGTACAATAGAAACTATGGCAAGTATAACACTCACACCAAGCGAAAAGGAGATTCAGACTTTTCTTGAACACTATCAAAGCAGTCTGGCTCCCAGCAAGAATCCCTATATTCGCTACTTTTTGCGACTACCTCAAGCAACGGTTTCTATCTATACTTCTGGAAAGGTCTTGCTTCAGGGTGAAGGGGCTGAGAAATATGCTAGTTTCTTTGGCTATCAAGTTGTAGAGGAAAACAGGGGACAAAATTTCCCTTTGATTGGGACAGATGAGGTTGGAAATGGTTCCTACTTTGGTGGGCTTGCAGTTGTGGCTTCCTTTGTCACACCCGACCAGCATGACTTCTTGCGAAAACTCGGTGTGGGAGATTCTAAAACTCTGACCGACCAAAAGATTCGTCAGATTGCCCCTATCCTCAAGGAAAAAATCCAGCATCAGGCACTGCTTCTCTCACCAAGCAAGTACAACGAAGTCATCGGAGACCGCTACAACGCTGTTTCGGTTAAGGTTGCCCTCCATAATCAGGCTATCTATCTCCTCCTTCAAAAAGGTGTTCAGCCTGAGAAAATTGTGATTGATGCCTTTACCAGTGCTAAAAATTATGACAAGTACTTAGCACAAGAGGCCAATCGTTTCAGCAATCCTATCAGCTTAGAAGAAAAGGCTGAGGGCAAATACTTGGCTGTCGCAGTTTCTTCCATCATTGCGCGTGATCTCTTTCTAGAAAATCTTGAAAATCTAGGACGAGAACTGGGTTATCAACTTCCAAGTGGAGCTGGAACGGCTTCTGATAAGGTAGCTAGCCAGATTTTACAAGCCTATGGTATGCAGGGACTCAACTTCTGCGCCAAACTGCACTTTAAAAATACTGAAAAAGCGAAAAAACGCTTAGAAAGGTAAATTATGAATTCATTTAAAAATTTCTTAAAAGAGTGGGGATTGTTCCTCCTGATTCTGTCATTACTAGCTTTAAGCCGTATCTTTTTTTGGAGTAATGTCCGCGTAGAAGGACACTCCATGGATCCTACCCTAGCGGATGGCGAAATTCTCTTTGTTGTCAAACACCTCCCTATTGACCGTTTTGATATCGTGGTAGCCCATGAGGAAGACGGTAATAAGGACATTGTCAAGCGCGTGATTGGAATGCCTGGCGACACTATCCGTTACGAAAACGATAAACTTTACATCAATGACAAAGAGACAGATGAACCTTATCTAGCTGACTATATCAAACGCTTCAAGGATGACAAACTCCAAAGCACATACTCAGGCAAGGGCTTTGAAGGAAATAAAGGCACTTTCTTTAGAAGTATCGCTCAAAAAGCGCAAGCCTTCACAGTTGATGTCAACTATAACACCAACTTTAGCTTTACTGTTCCAGAAGGAGAATACCTTCTCCTCGGAGATGACCGCCTGGTTTCGAGCGACAGCCGCCATGTAGGTACTTTTAAAGCAAAAGATATCACAGGGGAAGCTAAATTCCGCTTCTGGCCAATCACCCGTATCGGAACATTTTAAGAAACCTAAGAGGCCGAGAATCAAGAATCTCAGCCTCTTCTTCTATCGTGAGAAGATGATTATTCACTACCCAGTCTAACTAGGATAGAAACAACCCCAGCTCTCACCTATTCATACAAAGGAATTTTATGGAAGTTTATTTTTCAGGAACCATTGAACGGATTATTTTTGAAAATCCCAGCAATTTTTATCGTATCCTCCTCCTAGAAATCGAAGATACGGACGCAGAAGATTTTGATGATTTTGAAATCATTGTCACGGGCACCATGGCTGATGTGATTGAGGGAGAAGACTATACTTTTTGGGGACAAATTGTCCAGCACTCCAAGTATGGGGAGCAACTGCAAATCAGTCGTTATGAACGCGCAAAACCAACTAGCAAGGGCTTGGTTAAGTACTTTTCAAGTAGCCATTTCAAGGGAATTGGTCTCAAGACAGCTCAGAAAATCGTGGACACCTACGGCGACAATACCATTGACGAAATTTTGCAACATCCAGAAAAGTTAGAAGGCATCGCAGGACTCTCTGCCAAAAATCGTGAGGCTTTCGTCTCCACCCTCCGTCTCAACTACGGAACAGAGATGGTTTTGGCCAAACTAGCCAACTACGGCATTCCCAATAAACTAGCCTTTCAAATTCAAGACTTTTACAAGGAAGAAACCCTTGATGTGGTTGAAAATTATCCCTATCAGCTGGTTGAAGATATCAAAGGATTGGGATTTACCATTGCTGACCAACTAGCTGAGGAACTAGGCATCGAAAGTCAGGCTCCTGAACGCTTCCGCGCCGGTCTAGTTCACATTCTTTTTCAGACCTGTATGGAAACAGGGGACACCTATGTTGAAGCACGGGATTTGCTAGAACAAACCCTTAATCTCCTTGAATCTTCTCGCCCCGTGGAACTGGATCCCAGCCAAGTGGCCCAAGAACTCTCCTACCTGATCGAAGAAGACAAGGTTCAGCAGATTGATACCAAAATTTTTGACAACAGCCTCTTTTTCGCTGAGGAAGGCATCCGCAGTCACTTGGTTCGTATCCTTGAAAAAGGAAAACAGAAGAGTCATGATTTAGAAACTATTCAAAAACATATCACTACTGTCGAGGAAGAACTGGGGATTGAGTATGATAGCATTCAAAAACAGGCTATCTGCGATGCTATCCAGAACAAGGTCTTTATCCTGACAGGTGGGCCTGGTACTGGTAAGACAACAGTTATCAATGGGATCATCGCTGTTTATGCCCTTTTAGAAGGACTTGACCTCAGGAAAAAAAGCAATCTACCGATTCTTCTTGCTGCTCCAACTGGACGAGCAGCTCGCCGCATGAATGAATTGACAGGCTTGCCTAGCGCGACCATACACCGTCATTTAGGAATGACAGGTGACGATGACACCAGTCATCTGGAAGATTATCTGGATGCCGACTTTATTATCGTGGATGAATTTTCTATGGTGGATACTTGGCTGGCCAACCAACTCTTCTCCAACATCTCTTCTAACAGCAAGATCCTCATCGTGGGTGACAGCGACCAGTTGCCGTCTGTCAGTCCTGGACAGGTTCTAGCGGATCTGCTTCATATTCCCTTGATTCCTCAGACTCGCTTGGAAAATATTTACCGGCAAAGCGAAGAATCAACCATTGTCACCCTAGCTAGTCAGATTAGACAGGGCATCCTGCCATCTGATTTTACCCAGAAAAAAGCAGACCGTTCCTACTTTGAAATTGCTAGCGGGCATATTCCTGCTACCATTGAAAAGATTTTAGGCGCGGCCCTAAGAAGTGGTATTCCTGCCCGTGATATTCAGGTTCTGGCCCCCATGTACCGAGGGACGGCAGGAATTGATGCCATCAACCAGCTCATGCAAGACCTCCTGAATCCACCACAAAAAGATCAACTCAGTTTTGAAGCTCCCCAGTGCCACTATCGCAAGGGAGACAAGGTCATTCATTTAGTCAACGATGCTGAAATCAATGTCTTTAATGGAGATTTGGGAGCTATCACAGACCTGATTCCTGGTAAATACACCGAGTCGAAACAAGATGAGATTGTCATTGATTTTGACGGCAACGAAGTCTCTTACCCACGTAACGAATGGTACAAAATTCGCTTGGCCTATGCCATGAGTATCCATAAATCACAGGGAAGTGAGTTCCCTGTTGTCATCCTACCTATCACTAGTGCTAGTAGGCGTATGCTGGAGCGCAATCTCATCTATACAGCCATTACACGCGCCAAAAGCAAGCTTATCTTACTAGGCGAATTACAAGCCTTCGACTATGCTACCCAGCACATCGGAACTGCCCGAAAAACCTATCTGATTGAACGCTTCAGTGATTTATTGGAGAATGTTGAAGAAAAGCAACCAGCTATCTCTGAAACTGCCACATCAAGCGCCTCTGAACAATCCTACATCCTGACAGAAGAAAACTGGGACAGCATCCCAGCCATGATTGGGATTACAGACGCAGACCTCAAAGAGATTTTTGGAAAATAGTGTATAAGAAAACCCACCAATTCAGGTGGGTTTTCTGTTTATTAAGATTATTTTACTGTTGCTGTGCTTGTGATCAATTCAACAGCTTTTTTGATAGTGATATCATGTTTCAACATGTCAGCTGAAAGCAAGTTTTGAACTTGTGCAACTTCCATGTTGTAGTCTGCTGCCAATTGCTCAACTTCTTTTTGTATTTCTTCTTCTGAAGCATCAAATCCTTCAGCTTTGGCAACTGCTTCGATAACAAGGTTAGTCTTAGTACGTGACTCAGCTTCTGCTTGGTATTGGTTGTGAAGGTCTTCTTGAGTAGTTCCAGTGATTTGGAAGTACATGTCAGGGTTGATCCCTTGACGTTGCAAGTTCCCAAGGAATTCATTTACTGAACGGTGAACTTCTTCGTGGATCATTTCTTCTGGAAGTTCTACGATTTCAGCATTTTCTACAGCTGTATCAATTGCTGCACCTTCAACTGCATCTTTGTAAGCTTCTTCTTTAGCAGTAGCCAATTCTTTGCGGTATTTTTCTTTCAAGTCAGCAAGTGTTTCAACTTCTTCATCAATGTCTTTTGCAAGTTCATCGTCAAGAGCTGGAACTTCTTTAGCTTTTACTTCGTGGATAGTTGTCACGAATTTAGCTTCTTTACCTGCAAGGTCTTCTGCTTGGTAGTCTTCTGGGAATGTTACGATAACATCAACAGTTTCGCCAGCTGAGTGGCCTACCAATTGGTCTTCGAAACCAGGGATGAATTGACCTGAACCAAGTCCAAGTGAGAAGTTTTCACCTTTTCCGCCGTCAAATTCAACACCGTCGATAGAACCAACGAAGTCGATGACAACAGTGTCGCCGTTTTCAGCAGCAGCTTCTTTGATAACCAATTCAGCCAAGTTGTTGCGTTCGCGTTCGATACGCTCTTCAACATCAGCGTCAGTTACTCCTTTTTCTAGATCAACTGATACTTCAAGGTTTTTGTAGTCACCCAATTTTACTTCAGGTTTTGTAACGACTTCAGCAGTGATAACCCAGTCTTGACCTTTTTCCATTGAAGTTACATCAATTTTTGGTTGTGCAACCACTTCAAGATCAGCTTCTTTTACAGCTGCTTCATAAGCGTTTGGCAAAAGAGCGTTCATAACGTCTTGGTAAAGTGATTCTTCACCAAATTTTTTGTCGAAGATAGGGCGTGGAAGGTGACCTTTACGGAAACCTGGGACATTAAGAGATTTCTTCACTGAGTTGAAGACACGGTCCAATTCTGGTTTGATTTGGTCTTGAGAGATAGTGAAAGTCAAGACACCACGGTTTGTTTCTTTGTTTTCAAATGATACAGACATTCTGTCATTTCTCCTTAAAATTTTTTAAATACAGTCTATTATAACATAAACGAGCGAATTTTTTCAAGTAATGACTGCGCTTTTCAATGATGCTGGAAGTATGGTTTCTTCTTGGTTTTCTTTAGGTTTCGAATATAATCTTATAAAAGATGCTTAATGATGGCTGATTACAGTAAAAAACGAATCGCCCACACATCCCTCATTAGGCGATTCGTTTTGTATTATTTAACCACAAGAACCTTGTAATATTCATACTTATTTGGCTGTGTAATCTTAATTTTTTGACCATAGAAACCATCGATTTCTTTGTCAAAATAATCTGAAAATCTTGATGGCAAGCGTTTCATCTTAAGAACCTCACCAGATTGGTCTGCATATACAAGGAAATGATAGTGGGTTGTAGACATACCGTCATCAATCAATACAAAGTAACCTGTTTTAAGCTTACCTTGTCCATTATCTAAATGGTATAGTTTATTGTTATTGATTGTGAAGTTAGTAGATGGAAGTCTAAGTCGTACACCTGGGTCTTCTAGATAAAGATCATTGCCAACTTTTTTGATTTCTGATCTAGTTGTCATCTCTGGAAGTGGTAATACTCTACGACCATCTGCTCCAAAGTAATATCGACCTGGTAGATTTTGGAAATTACGAATAACAGCTTTAGGATCAATTTCTTGTCCTTCTTCTTTATTATCTACTAAAGCTAAGATTGTATTTGAAACTTGATCCCCATATTTGTCGGAAAACTTCTTGAACTCAGGTTTGATGTACCAAGTGTTTTTATCCACGATAACATCAGTAAAGTTATTTCCGTCAAATTTTGATGTAATCAGATACTCATATCCATCACCTAAACGGACAATATCATCATTTTTATAAGGGCTATTTTTTAAAGTCAACATATAGCCATCCTTACCAATGATATAACTTTCTCCATCGCTGGCTGGAACAGCTCTGTCTGCGACCATAGCACCTGATTTTTCAAAGTAAGACCATTCACCATTTGCAGTCGCCCATCCTGTTGCCATAGCGCCACTGCCTTTGAGGTAATACCATGTAGACCCTTCTTTGTACCAACCAGTACGCATAGCACCACTAGCTGCTAATGAGTACCATGTGCTTCCTTCCTTATACCAGCCAGTACGCATAGCGCCACTATCTGCTAGTGAATACCATGTATTGCCGTCTTTGAGCCAACCTGTCTGCATTTTACCAGCGCTATCGAAGTGGTACCAAGAACCAGCATTTTGTACCCATTTATTTTTAGCAAGACTGCCATCTTGAGAAAGATTCCAGTCAGCACCATTTTTAACCCAAGTATCTGCAGCCTGTGCTTGGTTGATAGATAAAAGTAGACCAGCACCTGCAAGTAAACCAAGTGTAAGTAGTTTAGATTTTTTCATAGCTATTTCCTCCTTTATTGAATAGTTATAAAAAGATAGTTTTCCATCATAAACATTCTACATAACTCCTAATAATCCTTAAGAGTCAACCAACACCTTCTTTCTATCATCATTGCCCACCCCACACCTTTATGATATACTAAGTATAAATATTTTCTTAA encodes the following:
- a CDS encoding alanine/glycine:cation symporter family protein, yielding MLELLKSIDAFAWGPPLLILLVGTGIYLTIRLGLLQVLRLPKAFQLIFIQDKGHGDVSSFAALCTALASTVGTGNIIGVATAIKVGGPGALFWMWMAAFFGMATKYAEGLLAIKYRTKDDHGAVAGGPMHYILLGMGEKWRPLAVLFAVAGVLVALLGIGTFTQVNSITESIQNTTAISPAITALVLSVFVAIAVFGGLKSISKVSTTVVPFMAIIYILGTLTVIFFNIGKIPATIALVFTSAFSPLAAVGGFAGASVRMAIQNGVARGVFSNESGLGSAPIAAAAAKTNEPVEQGLISMTGTFIDTLIICTLTGLTILVTGVWSGDLNGVALTQSAFSTVFSHFGPALLTIFLVLFAFTTILGWNYYGERCFEFLFGVRFIWLYRVVFVLMVLLGGFIELDMVWIIADIVNALMALPNLIALLVLSPVVIAETKKYFDK
- the rnhC gene encoding ribonuclease HIII — protein: MASITLTPSEKEIQTFLEHYQSSLAPSKNPYIRYFLRLPQATVSIYTSGKVLLQGEGAEKYASFFGYQVVEENRGQNFPLIGTDEVGNGSYFGGLAVVASFVTPDQHDFLRKLGVGDSKTLTDQKIRQIAPILKEKIQHQALLLSPSKYNEVIGDRYNAVSVKVALHNQAIYLLLQKGVQPEKIVIDAFTSAKNYDKYLAQEANRFSNPISLEEKAEGKYLAVAVSSIIARDLFLENLENLGRELGYQLPSGAGTASDKVASQILQAYGMQGLNFCAKLHFKNTEKAKKRLER
- a CDS encoding ATP-dependent RecD-like DNA helicase, with protein sequence MEVYFSGTIERIIFENPSNFYRILLLEIEDTDAEDFDDFEIIVTGTMADVIEGEDYTFWGQIVQHSKYGEQLQISRYERAKPTSKGLVKYFSSSHFKGIGLKTAQKIVDTYGDNTIDEILQHPEKLEGIAGLSAKNREAFVSTLRLNYGTEMVLAKLANYGIPNKLAFQIQDFYKEETLDVVENYPYQLVEDIKGLGFTIADQLAEELGIESQAPERFRAGLVHILFQTCMETGDTYVEARDLLEQTLNLLESSRPVELDPSQVAQELSYLIEEDKVQQIDTKIFDNSLFFAEEGIRSHLVRILEKGKQKSHDLETIQKHITTVEEELGIEYDSIQKQAICDAIQNKVFILTGGPGTGKTTVINGIIAVYALLEGLDLRKKSNLPILLAAPTGRAARRMNELTGLPSATIHRHLGMTGDDDTSHLEDYLDADFIIVDEFSMVDTWLANQLFSNISSNSKILIVGDSDQLPSVSPGQVLADLLHIPLIPQTRLENIYRQSEESTIVTLASQIRQGILPSDFTQKKADRSYFEIASGHIPATIEKILGAALRSGIPARDIQVLAPMYRGTAGIDAINQLMQDLLNPPQKDQLSFEAPQCHYRKGDKVIHLVNDAEINVFNGDLGAITDLIPGKYTESKQDEIVIDFDGNEVSYPRNEWYKIRLAYAMSIHKSQGSEFPVVILPITSASRRMLERNLIYTAITRAKSKLILLGELQAFDYATQHIGTARKTYLIERFSDLLENVEEKQPAISETATSSASEQSYILTEENWDSIPAMIGITDADLKEIFGK
- the tig gene encoding trigger factor is translated as MSVSFENKETNRGVLTFTISQDQIKPELDRVFNSVKKSLNVPGFRKGHLPRPIFDKKFGEESLYQDVMNALLPNAYEAAVKEADLEVVAQPKIDVTSMEKGQDWVITAEVVTKPEVKLGDYKNLEVSVDLEKGVTDADVEERIERERNNLAELVIKEAAAENGDTVVIDFVGSIDGVEFDGGKGENFSLGLGSGQFIPGFEDQLVGHSAGETVDVIVTFPEDYQAEDLAGKEAKFVTTIHEVKAKEVPALDDELAKDIDEEVETLADLKEKYRKELATAKEEAYKDAVEGAAIDTAVENAEIVELPEEMIHEEVHRSVNEFLGNLQRQGINPDMYFQITGTTQEDLHNQYQAEAESRTKTNLVIEAVAKAEGFDASEEEIQKEVEQLAADYNMEVAQVQNLLSADMLKHDITIKKAVELITSTATVK
- a CDS encoding CvpA family protein, coding for MISLLLLLVLAWGFYIGYRRGLLLQVYYLISAMASAFMAGQFYKGLGEQFHLLLPYANPQEGQGTFFFPSDQLFQLDKVFYAGIGYLLVFGVVYSIGRLLGLLLHLLPSKKLGGKLFQVSAGILSMLVTLFVLQMALTILATIPMAVIQNPLEKSIVAKHIIQSIPVTTSWLKQIWVTNLIG
- a CDS encoding endonuclease MutS2, whose translation is MNKKILETLEFNKVKALFESHLLTEQGLEQLRQLAPIAKADKIKQAFAEMKEMQALFVEQPHFTILATKEIAGVCKRLEMGADLNIEEFLLLKRVLLSSRELQSFYANLENVSLEELALWFEKLHDFPQLQGNLQAFNDAGFIENFASEELARIRRKIHDSESQVRDVLQDLLKQKAQMLTEVIVASRNGRQVLPVKNTYRNKIAGVVHDISASGNTVYIEPREVVKLSEEIASLRADERYEMFRILQEISERVRPHATEIANDAWIIGHLDLIRAKVRFMQERQAVVPELSENQEIQLLHVCHPLVKNAVANDVHFGQDLTAIVITGPNTGGKTIMLKTLGLTQVMAQSGLPILADKGSRVGIFEEIFADIGDEQSIEQSLSTFSSHMTNIVDILGKVNQNSLLLLDELGAGTDPQEGAALAMAILEDLRLRQVKTMATTHYPELKAYGIETAFVQNASMEFDTATLRPTYRFMQGVPGRSNAFEIAKRLGLSEVIVGDASQQVDQDNDVNRIIEQLEEQTLESRKRLDNIREVEQENLKMNRALKKLYNELNREKETELNKAREQAAEIVDMALSESDQILKNLHSKSQLKPHEIIEAKAKLKKLAPEKVDLSKNKVLQKAKKKRAPKVGDDIVVLSYGQRGTLTSQLKDGRWEAQVGLIKMTLEEKEFDLVQSQQEKQVKKKQVNVVKRTSGRGPQARLDLRGKRYEEAMNELDAFIDQALLNNMAQVDIIHGIGTGVIREGVTKYLQRNKHVKSFGYAPQNAGGSGATIVTFKG
- the zapA gene encoding cell division protein ZapA, whose protein sequence is MANLNRFKFTFGKKSLTLTSEHDNLFMEEIAKVATEKYQAIKEQMPSADDETIALLLAVNCLSTQLSREIEFDDKEQELEELRHKLVTCKQEQSKIEDSL
- the lepB gene encoding signal peptidase I, encoding MNSFKNFLKEWGLFLLILSLLALSRIFFWSNVRVEGHSMDPTLADGEILFVVKHLPIDRFDIVVAHEEDGNKDIVKRVIGMPGDTIRYENDKLYINDKETDEPYLADYIKRFKDDKLQSTYSGKGFEGNKGTFFRSIAQKAQAFTVDVNYNTNFSFTVPEGEYLLLGDDRLVSSDSRHVGTFKAKDITGEAKFRFWPITRIGTF